The DNA sequence AAGCCATCAATCAAATTGCATCAGATTTAGAATTCACTAACCAGCATGCAAGTAAATTACCTCAGCAGTATGATCCTTCAAAATGTGCCTACAATCAAAATCTCCACCTTCAGAACCTCTCCATACACGAACCGTCTGCAATGAGTAGAATGATATGATGTTGCAGAATAAACAACTTGTAGGAAATATAACTCGCAGAATGCTAACAAGGGTAAGTAAAGCAATATTGTTCACAAAGCACTCCATTGTTCCAAACGATCACAAAACACTCAATTTTCACGTGTCAGTTTTACATAAAAGAACCTAATTCGACAAAAAGCTGTTACAAACATTCTGACAGTTACAATAATGGATAACAGAGTTCATTCCTACCAAGAAAAAGGTTCCCACAGAAGAAGTGATTAACTGATTATTAGTGCTCTCTCCCATGTATTTGACATACTTTCAAATCATTATTAGgataacaatatttatagGAGCAAATTGCATAACCAGAGTTGAGTAATTTCAGTCACCCAAAAGGAGAGTAAATGCTTAGAGAAAGTTAGCAACTAACAAACACGGAgtaatagaataattaaataggagGGAAACAAGAGAGCAAATAATAAGCTTAACTATACCAATATTAAGCTTTattaaaagagattaaaatgGGCTAAAATCATGGTTGGTATTACCTTATCAGCAGAGCCAGTAACTACTATTTCACCTTCCGCAGCAAATTTGACGCTTGTAACCTAGAGAAGTCCcaaagaatatttttatacatcTTCATGAAAGAGTccaaaaaagtttaaaacagagggagataaaaaataaaacatgaagaACAAGACAATGTTCAGTGCCAACCTTCTTTGAGTGGCCACTGAGAGTAGATACTACTTGGCCTGACGATCTATCAAAAACTACAGCATTCGAGTCAGCCCCAGCAGTGGCAATGAGATCCTAAGAGAAACATCCAGAAGAAGTTGCAAAATGTCTTCATATCaagaatttgaataaataagaaaacagTTAATGAACAATATATACCTACTAATATCAGAAGAGAAAATTGCAGAGTACTTATCAACAACATATGCTATGGATATAGCTAAATTTGGCAATAACATAAAAAGCCAACAGCTCTAGAATAATCACCACAGCGTTTACTTGGGACTTTGGGGTATTGGTCCAAAAAAGATCACAATCGGAAGGAAGCAAACTGTTGAGTGTTGAATACTCGAGGAAATCCATCACAGAAAGATATAGATAAAAAGTGAACTTCCCATACCTTGGAGTACAAGATGTCCATCGACAAAATCCCAGGTTTGTTGGTTTTATGAAGAGGATTTACAGTGAGTTGAGTGTACCTCTCCACAGCATCAATAGAAGCCAATGCTGATGGTATCTGGTAGaccacacaaacacacactcaCATACATATCTATGAAGGAATATCACATAAATATCTAGGGATAACTCAAGAACATCAAAACAGAAGTTTCTGTGAAAATTTAGATTCAAGCCACTCCACATGACAAGAGTCGGAGCCGCAGAATACTAGATTAATCCAGGACTTACCTGTCGCTTTTTCCTTTGTTGTGAAAGGGCAGCATTACAATCTGTAAGCTCAGAAATGATACTATTCGAGATTCCTTGACGAACCCTTTTCCCATCAGGACCCATCTCACCATCCTCGATTGCTACAAgcataattgaaaaatgaacaAGACAACCCCACACAAGCTCAAAAATAGAATGGACTTCAACCTCAAAAAACAAGAACCTCTTTTCCCATTGCTTAAAGCAGCAGCATTCACTGCATCTTGTGCAGCCACTGACATGGGTATTTGTCTTTCAGCTTGTGCCAATAACTCTCTAGCCTcgtctctttctttcttcagcCTTGAAATAACACGACATGCCGCATCATGCTGCAAGGATCAAAGTAAATGttagtaaaatttatgtaCCATGCCAACTTCATGAAGGTACACTGCTACAGGTTGACAAATCCACACCTGATACAAGGCATGGCTCAGCTCTTGCCTGGCAGTATGTAATTGTTGCTCCAATGCAAAATTTGATAGCATCAAGCCATCCCATTCctaatgtaaaaaaaacagTGTTAAacaagaagagaaaaagaaagacaTACTATCTGAAACATTCCCAGCATCCCAGGGATACTAGCAGTCTGCATTGGTCGGGGCTTCACTATCTGGATCAAAGTAACCAAGCCCAAAGTATAAACACAGTTTCGATGAGAAAGTGATACCTACcctaagaaataaaaaacaaaggaaGCTAATATCCATCCCAACCTATTAGATATTCAGCAATCATACCTTCCCAGAATTGACAGGTAAAATATCATCAATTGTCATAGGCTCTCCAGTAACGGGACATTTACCAAAGTCctgaaaaaattcaaaaagaagGAAATTTTATAAAGGACAATAAGACAGAAGAGAGTAAAAAATAGTGTATTCCGCCACTAACAGATTTGCTAACATATTACACCAATGGAAGATTTAAGGACTTCCGGGGGACAAAGAATACCAAAAGATCACCTGGATAAACATCATCCTACAGCTCTTTTGGACTGAATTAGGCAAATCATTCTAGTCTAAAACTTTTAAAACATGTCTCCACTGCATATTTCACAGATCTAGACATTTCTCCAGCACTGTGAAAGATTGAAAAAAAGCCAATGCAGGCTAAATTCAATGATTATCCAAGTATTCCATAAGGAGCTAAATGACTCATATAGAACTTCAACAGCTTGGATACTACAATGAATATTGAAGAATCGAATATCTTACTTATACAAACTTCCTAAAGTCGACTTACTCACTACAATGAAATGGTAAAGAAATCAAACATGCTAAAATTCCCTCCGGAATTTCAAAATCCTTCCTACCTAAATTTTCTCTGTAATCAAATGCGAGATAATTCAACAACAATTTAAAAAGCTAAAGGAAATATAAATCCAATCAATAGGTAAAATCGAGCTACCTTAACATAAAAATGCTAcagattattaaaaaaacaaaaaacggAATGAACCGAGATATGGAGCGTCCTAAAGTCGACTTATTACACAATATGCATTTCATTACTCAATTACTCACTACAATGAAATAGTATAGAAATTAAACAAGCTAAAATTCCCCAGGATTTAAAATCATTCCGACCTAAATTTTCTCTGTAATCAAACACGAGACAATTCAACAAAATGTAACAATCTAAAGGAAAGATAAATCCTATCAACAGGTATATCGAGCTACCGTAACATAGAAATGccacaattattaaaataataataataataataataaagaagAAAACGAACCGAGACATAGCGCTCGATTAAGCGCTTCTCGAAGAGGAGACCAGAACTTTTTGAGATAACAGGTTCCTCCGGCACCTCGCCAGAAACTGCGAACAAAATGTATGTgtgaaattacaaaatacaTGCAAAATAGAGGAAGGCGATGGTTGCGAGAATAAAAATGGTGGATTTACTTGAACAATTCATGGCGTATGTTAATTTGCTCTGGATGCGCTAGGGTTAATGGTCCTGCaacagagaaagagagaaagaggggaAACGTAAATCGCCTTTCAAAGTTATAAATTTGGAGGGGCGAAATTGCTAATGCCAATGCGGTTTATGCTAATGTCAAGCCCGTTAGAGCATCTACAACAGGAGTGGACTAGCAAAAGTCTAGTAATAGTCCAAACTAAAATACCTCCTGCCTATCATGCCCTTCTAAAAGTGTAGTCACACCTAGTAATAACACAGACTAGCCCTCtcatttcattcttttttatcaaattaataacaaatacGAAATTACTTCgtatttatcaaatattaaaaaaatgaaatgcaataAGTTGTATATaaagtagtaaaaatgaaaaaactaaaaaaaaatgaaaaattggatCGGCTCGCTTATTACTCCATGCCCTAGCTCTAGGGCTTTTTTTTCGTCCTCTCGGCTAGCCTATCACAATATCGTAGTAGTCGAGCGCCTAGCCACACACCAGGGCGCCGGCTAGTCCATTATTGTGGATACTCTTTAGCTTCCCTTATTTACCCTTATTTTTCagtaaatagataaaaatattaaatgtgagatatactaatatgctaactaattcTAAAGTTACAATGTACATCCAATCTCGTGCTATCACGTGGCACGaaacatgcaatattgtaaacattaaaatgcaatatacatttatagaagttataaatagattttggcagattgcattttttattgttgagttttgcattttaaatatagacggtttaatttgcattttaaatatagacggattgcatttatatatagtttattttgcattgtagacattttatgttaaaatgcaaaacttaacaatataaaatgtaatttgCAGAAATCCATCTACAACTTCacaaaatattgcatttttgtgtttacaATCTTGCATGTTtcgtgccacgtggcagcacgAGATTGAAtgtattttatactattaatattttatctacaACATTagttttactattattatttatatattgtagaACATTTTATGTACAACACTAATACTGTCATTGTTTATATCTTCTACACAATTTTAATATGTGTTAGAGTATTTTATGTACAACATCGTGATCGTCAATCAGTAGGGATCACCTTATCCATTATAtaatacatttcttaatacacTATTAAATAGTTGAAGTGAATCTCATtctatagaaagaaaatttatttccaaaatctCCCCGAGCCAtgtaaagaaattaaaactttataccaaacatcaaaatcatttatttaaatcaatttcagataattatgttcaaatttaatagaatgaaataaataatgtaaaatttactatcttgattttatatttttttcctaataCTATTTCAGTTAATTATGCtcagttttaatataaaaaaaacggGGAAAGTTTATAAATTCACCCGAAAATGCATATATTCATGATCTAAATGCAAGACTTATGATTAACttgcttatttatttattcatgttttTTAAACACTCTTCATTCTATACaattgtaaaatatatatttgcatattaaagtattttatatagtacgtactataatttacttttcattattttacgTAATCCTTGACTTATAAATGGagttcctatttttataattgaattatatagcATTGTTGAGTATTTCGCACACCTTTATATCCTTCTAGATACTCATAGTAGTATAGTACCAGTATAAAAtccaattataaatataaaaattctatatatgagtgaaattatttataataattaattatggacattcttcataaaaaaaaag is a window from the Salvia hispanica cultivar TCC Black 2014 chromosome 1, UniMelb_Shisp_WGS_1.0, whole genome shotgun sequence genome containing:
- the LOC125202036 gene encoding pre-mRNA-processing factor 19-like encodes the protein MNCSISGEVPEEPVISKSSGLLFEKRLIERYVSDFGKCPVTGEPMTIDDILPVNSGKIVKPRPMQTASIPGMLGMFQIEWDGLMLSNFALEQQLHTARQELSHALYQHDAACRVISRLKKERDEARELLAQAERQIPMSVAAQDAVNAAALSNGKRAIEDGEMGPDGKRVRQGISNSIISELTDCNAALSQQRKKRQIPSALASIDAVERYTQLTVNPLHKTNKPGILSMDILYSKDLIATAGADSNAVVFDRSSGQVVSTLSGHSKKVTSVKFAAEGEIVVTGSADKTVRVWRGSEGGDFDCRHILKDHTAEVQAVTVHATNNYFVTASLDSTWCFYELSSGLCLTQVEDTSGSAEGYTSAAFHPDGLILGTGTSRGLSKIWDVKSQSNVASFEGHMGAVTAISFSENGYFLATAAHDGVKLWDLRRLKNFRTLSPYDENTPTHSVEFDHSGSYLALGGSDIRVYQVANVKSEWNCIKTFPDLSGTGKILSVKFGPDAKYVAVGSMDRNLRVFGLPEENDDQSET